A single region of the Gemella sp. zg-570 genome encodes:
- a CDS encoding S-adenosylmethionine synthetase N-terminal domain-containing protein: MIEKVNPQHPDKIADRIAGAIVDLAYTKEDEPKIAIEVLIGHGKCHVIIETTVTLKKKEIIPIIERIAGKISCDITIEKQDEHLANNQKEKMRCGDNGIFKGVPLTDEQRRLSDIARNIYRQYPFHGKYILDKEKLIICQSNAYTQFLQSQFPNAIINPLGDWTGGTDVDTGATNRKLGSDMADSITGGGLHGKDLSKADVSVNIYAFLRAQQVNESVLFSCAIGDETIDGIPYEDIVNIAKEYVDSVGGFEKLAEWGLF, from the coding sequence ATGATTGAAAAAGTAAACCCACAACACCCAGACAAGATTGCTGATCGCATTGCAGGGGCAATTGTGGACTTAGCCTATACAAAGGAAGATGAACCAAAGATTGCAATTGAGGTATTGATTGGACATGGTAAGTGTCATGTCATTATTGAAACCACAGTCACTCTAAAGAAAAAAGAGATTATCCCAATTATTGAACGCATTGCTGGTAAGATATCGTGTGATATCACAATTGAAAAACAAGATGAACATTTGGCAAATAATCAAAAAGAGAAAATGCGATGTGGTGATAATGGTATCTTTAAAGGTGTTCCACTCACAGATGAACAGAGACGACTATCAGATATTGCACGAAACATTTATAGACAATACCCATTTCACGGCAAGTATATTTTAGACAAAGAGAAACTAATCATCTGTCAAAGTAATGCCTATACGCAGTTTTTACAAAGTCAATTTCCAAATGCCATCATCAATCCGTTAGGTGATTGGACTGGTGGTACGGATGTAGACACTGGTGCTACTAACCGTAAGCTAGGCAGTGATATGGCAGATTCAATAACAGGTGGTGGTTTACATGGTAAAGATTTATCGAAAGCAGATGTATCGGTCAATATTTATGCTTTTTTAAGAGCACAACAGGTAAATGAATCTGTGTTGTTCTCTTGTGCTATTGGCGATGAAACGATTGACGGTATACCGTATGAGGATATTGTCAACATCGCAAAAGAATA